In Jejubacter calystegiae, the following are encoded in one genomic region:
- the cysG gene encoding siroheme synthase CysG → MDHLPIFCQLRDRACLLVGGGDVAERKARLLLEAGASLTVNALDFVPQFQAWANAGLLTLAQGPFDEALLDECWLAIAATDDDAVNQQVSDAAEARRIFCNVVDAPKQASFIMPSIIDRSPLMVAISSGGTSPVLARLLREKLESILPLHLGQVAHYAGQLRKRVKDRFTTMGERRRFWEKFFVNDRLAQSLANRDDKAVTQVTEALFNEPLDNRGEVVLVGAGPGDAGLLTLKGLQQIQQADIVVYDRLVSDDIMNLVRRDADRVFVGKRAGYHCVPQEEINQILLREAQRGKRVVRLKGGDPFIFGRGGEELEVLCNAGIPFSVVPGITAASGCSAYAGIPLTHRDYARGVRLITGHLKHDGEELNWQSLAAEKQTLVFYMGLNQAAEIQQNLIAHGMSPKVPVALVENGTAITQRVVDGTLAQLGELAQQVKSPSLIIVGRVVALRDKLNWFSNH, encoded by the coding sequence ATATTTTGCCAGTTACGTGACCGCGCCTGCCTGCTGGTAGGCGGCGGCGATGTCGCAGAGCGCAAGGCGCGGCTTCTGCTGGAGGCAGGCGCCAGTCTGACCGTTAACGCGCTCGACTTTGTTCCTCAGTTTCAGGCCTGGGCAAATGCCGGGCTGCTGACCCTGGCGCAGGGCCCCTTTGACGAAGCGCTGCTGGATGAGTGCTGGCTGGCCATTGCCGCCACCGACGATGACGCGGTCAACCAGCAGGTCAGCGACGCTGCCGAAGCGCGGCGTATCTTCTGCAACGTGGTGGATGCCCCTAAGCAGGCCAGCTTTATCATGCCCTCCATTATCGACCGTTCCCCGCTGATGGTCGCCATCTCTTCCGGTGGTACCTCTCCGGTGCTGGCGCGTCTGCTGCGTGAAAAGCTGGAATCGATACTGCCTTTGCACCTGGGCCAGGTCGCCCACTACGCGGGCCAGTTACGCAAGCGCGTGAAAGACCGTTTTACCACCATGGGCGAACGACGCCGCTTCTGGGAGAAGTTTTTCGTCAACGATCGGCTGGCCCAATCGCTGGCCAACCGCGATGACAAAGCGGTTACCCAGGTCACCGAAGCGCTGTTCAATGAACCGCTGGATAATCGCGGCGAAGTGGTACTGGTGGGCGCCGGGCCGGGCGACGCCGGTCTGCTGACCCTGAAAGGGCTACAGCAGATCCAGCAGGCCGATATTGTGGTTTACGATCGGCTGGTTTCCGACGACATCATGAACCTGGTGCGTCGCGATGCGGATCGGGTTTTCGTCGGCAAGCGGGCAGGCTATCACTGCGTTCCCCAGGAGGAGATTAACCAGATCCTGCTGCGCGAGGCCCAACGCGGTAAGCGCGTGGTGCGTCTTAAAGGCGGGGATCCTTTTATCTTCGGGCGCGGAGGCGAAGAGCTGGAGGTGCTGTGCAACGCCGGCATTCCCTTCTCGGTAGTTCCGGGGATTACCGCCGCATCGGGCTGTTCCGCCTACGCCGGTATTCCGCTGACTCACCGGGACTACGCCCGGGGCGTGCGCCTGATCACCGGCCATCTTAAGCACGATGGCGAAGAGCTTAACTGGCAGAGCCTGGCGGCTGAAAAACAGACTCTGGTGTTCTATATGGGCCTGAATCAGGCGGCAGAGATCCAACAAAACCTGATTGCCCACGGAATGTCGCCGAAAGTGCCGGTGGCGCTGGTGGAAAATGGCACTGCCATTACCCAGCGGGTAGTGGACGGGACTCTGGCGCAGTTAGGCGAACTGGCACAGCAGGTCAAAAGCCCCAGCCTGATTATCGTCGGCCGCGTGGTGGCCCTGCGCGATAAGCTGAACTGGTTCTCTAACCACTGA